DNA from Thermococcus bergensis:
AACAGAACATCTTTGCCATCTATTTCAATTATCTCAATGTAGTAAACTTTTCTTGTCCTGAGTCTTCTCTTAACGGCACTCCTTAGAGGAGGCCTTTGAATTATCTCACCTTCAAACTCCTTCATAACCGCCCTTATTTTCTCCTCTGGAACCTCCCCGTGGAGATGCATAAGAGCAACATACTCTTTACCTGCCGGTAAAAGTGCCTGAACAACTCTTGTGGCCCTTTCCAGAGCTACGGGCAAAACTCCAGTAACTTTTGGATCAAGAGTTCCACCGTGACCAGCTTTTTTAAGGTTCAGAAGTTTTTTAATCCATGCAACCACTTCATGGCTTGTAGGTCCGGGAGGTTTGTCAAGGTTTATGACCCCGAATTGCATGTGCATCTCAATCGGTCTTTTTTCTGGAGGAAGGCCCCATTTTGAATTGGTCTCGGCGTTTTCGTCCCTAACAACAACCTCTCTCTTAATATCAGCCGGGAGCATTAGCTTTCTCTCTCTTCTCTTTTCTTTCGCCATCGGTATCACCCAATGAGCGTTATCGAAGTTAATACCCCTCTTCCCTTTATAAAGGCTTAGGCGGAGCAGTAAAGTTATACTTGAAAAACCTCAACAACATGATAACTCAAAAAGTCTCTGATTTCGGGAGTAAGATTTATTTTGCTCACCTATCTTTACTTTAATACTCGACTCGGCAATTCAACCGAATAGTTCCAAAAGACAACACTAAAACCCCTGACGGTTTTCACATAAATAGATACTGTTAGGATAAGCTGTGGGGTGTCAGGTTTAAGTTACTGGCAGTACTTTAGAAAAAGAAGGGGGAACATGAAGTCTGAAACCATTATTTACTGGGTGGTTTCAGCCTTAAAACCCTTTCGTCGCAACAAAATCCCACCAGAAAAGAAAATCAGGGGAGTAGAATTATACCTGCGAGGCCTCAGTTACCGGCAAACCGCCAGAATACTCAAAATCAGTCACGTAACAGTCTGGGAGGCAGTCCAAAAACTCGCAGAAGCAGTTTACAAGCCAAAAATCCTCGCAGTCAAAAAACAGCGAAACTTCATCGCAGTTGACGAAACAGTAATAAAAATCAACGGGAAGAAAAGATACCTCTGGGCTGCAATTGACGTTGAGAGCAAGGAAGTTTTAGCAGTCTGGATTACGACTGTTAGAAACTGGTGGGTTGCCAGGGATTTCATTCTGGTTGTTTTAAAGTCGTGTGAAGGGCAGCCTGTCTTTCTGGTTGACAAGGCGAGCTGGTATAAGTCTGCTTTTAAGAGTTTGAGGTTGGGTTATCTGCATGTGACTTTCGGGCCGAGGAACAGTGTTGAGCGTTGGTTTAGGACGTTGAAGGAGAGGACGAAGCGTTTCTGGAATAATTTCAGGAGTGAGGACTGGAGGAGGGTTCATAGGTTTGTTTTTCTGTTTGCCTTCTGGTATAATTTTGTCAGAATTCATTCTAGTTTTGGTGATCCGCCTGGTGATGTTACTGAATGGCTTCAGGAGGTGATGCCCCAGTTATCCTAACAGTATCCATAAATAAGTGAGAAAATAAATAAGTGAAAATTGCTTATTTGAAATATTTGCCAAAACTACGGTGTAATAGGCTAATCCCTACTATCGAAAACACAACAAAAGATATCATTTCAGAAATAGGAATTTCTATCCCAAATAATATATTCCTAATTAAATCCGCACCAAATGAAATTGGATTAATTCTTGCTAATGTTTTGAGAACAGCTGGCATTAAGCTTACCGGATAATATGCGGTACTTATAAATATCATCGGCAAAAGGAATAATGAAGTTAATGAGTTAAAGCTTTGTTCTTCCCTCAAACTTGCTGCAATCCCCATCATAAATATTCCTACCGCAAAACTGCTAGAAAAAATTGCTAAAAATAAAACTGGAATATTATCAATTGATAGATATAACTCAGAACATATTGTTAATTTTGCAAGTAATAGGAACATTAATGCGTTAAAAGCTGAAAGTAATGAATGAATCAGTATTTTTACAAAAGGTACAAGCGATTTATTCATAGGAAGTGAAAGAAGGTCAAGTAAAGCGTGAGATTTTCGTTCTATAAATACTCTAGTAGCAGAGTTCAGTGATGAGTATATTACAACTAACATTATTATTCCGGGCAATATATAATTTAAATAAGATACCCCATTTATGGATGGCATGCCCTTATTCAGAGTATATCCAAAAACAAAAAGGTACATAAGAGGGGACAAAAAGGACGCTATCATAAAACCTACACTTCTTTTGTAGCTTAGAAGTTCTCTTTCAATTAATATTAATGTTTGCCCCAACATCACTTTTCTCCCTCCACCAATTCTACAAATATTTCATTCAAATCCTTTCCAGCATATCCTATTTCCTCTACTATACATTCTTCAAATAGAGATGCTAGTTCAGAGATTTTATATTGTGTGGGCGTCTCAAAATAAATTTCATTATTCTCCACTCTTGTCACGTTAAATCCAAGAACTTTGACCTTTTGAAGGAATTGTTTAGGAAAACCACACTTAATTCTATACAGCCGATCTATTCTGAAGTTACTCTTTAGATCAGATAACGCCCCATCAAAAATAATTTTTCCATTTTTTATAAAAATTATTTTATCACATAAATTTTCAACATCTTCCATATTATGAGTAGTGAGTATAATCGTCTTCCCATCCTCTTTTAGCGTCTTTATTATATTCCAAAGTTTTAGTTTAAAACTTGGATCACTTCCAGCAGTAGGCTCGTCTAAGATGATAAGCCTCGTACTTTCTGTTACACTAGCAAGACATCTTGCCACTTGAACTTTCTTTGCTAGACCTGGGCTTAGCTCCAAGAACAATTTTCTTCTATGTTCCTCAAGATTGAATGACTTAATATATTCTTCAGTTTTTATCTTTGCTCTTTTTTTAGGTATCCCCCTAAGACGTTGGTATAGATAAATATTTTCTTCAACAGTTAAAAAGGGATCTCCCGTAGCTTCTTGATGAGCAACAGCAATAAGTTGCTTAGCTTCAGTACTCTTTTTCAATACATTCATTCCAAATATTTTAACGTATCCGCTCCAGGGTTTTAGAATTCCTAATAATGTCAATATTGTTGTAGTTTTACCTGCACCATTGGGACCCAAATACCCAACTATTGTACCCTCGTCTATATTGAAACTTATCCCCTTTAGAATCTCTGTCTTTTTGTACCCTACTACTAAATTAGAGACTTCTACAGCAGCGTTCATAAATTATCACCTATCCGGATCTTTAAAAATTCCAGTGTAAGATCTTTATATAATTCTAAAATTTCTTTAGTAATATAAGAGCACGTTCTGTTGCGCAATTTCTCATCTCTTAATAATCTCAATGCAGTACACCCCCCTCCACAAAGTAGTGCATATGAACATTCTTTACAAGGCAGAGTTAATATACAGGTTTCTCTCCATTTTTTAAATGAATCATAAAATTGCAAATTTGGAATAAATTTCCCAACAGAAAATTCCTTTATGCCTACTACCACATCACAAGGATATATATCGCCATATAGATCGAAAACATATTGGTTTATATTAGCTTCACAATGTCTAAATTTGGGGAAGTATACGTTATTTTTATTGATTAAGTAATTTAATGACATTGCAAATGAATGGCCAGTAATTATTACCTCTTTAATCATCGAGGGGAAGTTCCTAACAAGGTACAATAGAGATTCCAATTCATTTTTTATACCTTCGGTTAATAAAGATTGATCAAGGTAGTTATACACTGACATAACATACAAGTGAACGTTTTTTCTCTTGAGAATACCAATCTCTTTTAAATAACAGTATAAATTATACACTGAGTTCTCTTTTCCTCGATGAACATGAATTCTTAACGCTATATGTGTCTTAGTGCTTATCTCATCAAGTAGAGAGCATAGATTATTTATTATAATATCAAAAGTCCCCTTTCCATTTGGGAATATTCTATATTTATCATGAGTGCTCTTATCTCCATCAAATGTAATCTGAATTGAATTAAATTCTTTAAGTAATGAAAGATAATGTGGTATTCCAACACCATTACTTACAACATTAAGAGCTAAATTTTGTTCTCTGCTTTCTTTTACTATTTGAGCAATAATATCAAATTCTCTTTTAATTGGAAGTAGTGGTTCACCCCCGAATATTGTTAATATAGACTTTACATTTGATTTCTTTGCAGCTTCTATTAGGTTTATTGCATGAAATAATTTCGATAAAGCTTTTTCAGAAATAAATTCAGGATCTTTTTTGATGCCCTTTTCATAGCAATATGTACACGTTAAATTACAATAATATGTTGGGATTACCATATAATGAAGTGGTAATGATTTCTCCTTTCTTATGAAATCTAAATATGCTCTCTCAACGTCTTTATTAAACTCATCTTCCGAACGGTATAACAACTTATTTTTTAACAAATCATGTATAGTATCACTACAACTTGAGTTTTCAGGATTGAGTAGATAATAGTATTCATTTCTCTTTAGCTTGTATATCTTGCCATGTAACGTATCCAATATAATGTAATTCCCTTCCTCTACGGGAATCTGAACCAAGTACTTATTAGTCTTCATAGCCATTACCCCATAAGCTTGTAATAGTTATCTATGAAATTCAGTTTTTCTTGCAAATTGGGAGTATTGAACCAATAAAACGAGACGTATATTGGAGGATGTTTTAAAATTTCCTCAACAATTTCTTGAGGTAAGTCTTGAGTTGATAATATAGTGTGCGAATATATGTTAAAGTATAATGGTTTTATTATGTCGTTCTCATATTTTTTCCGCAGTTCTGACATTGGTAAAGGTGCTAATCGTGAAAATCTAGTTTGTACCCCAAAATAATCCAAATATGTTATTGCATAAAAAGTTTTCAGGAAATCCTCGAAGTCTTCAAATGGATATCCCCAAATGAATGAAGCAGTAACATTTTTAATATAATCTAACGAGTTTATTACTACCTCTATAGCTTTGCCTATTGTAAAACCTTTATTTATTAAACGTAATATCCTATTACTCCCTGATTCAATACCATAAAATATCCCCTTACATCCAGAATCCATCAATGAAGTAAGAACATTATTATCTACTAAGTTTACTCTACCGAAGCAGGCATATTGTATGTCCAAGTCTGATTTCTGTATTTGCTCAGTAATTGAAAGAACTCTTTGTTTATTCAATGTAAATGTATCATCCGTAAAATGAATGTTCTTTACCCCATAATTTTCATTCAATAGTTTTAACTCCTCAATAACCCTTGAAACTCCTTTATAGATAACTTTCCGACCCCATAAGGGAGCCACATCACAAAAAGTGCATCTAAATGGACATCCACGAGATGTGTCTACAGTGACTTGATAATATTTTTTAAGGTTTATAAGATGATAAGCTGGAAATGGCAAAGCATCTAAGTCCTGAATCCTTTCTCTTTTTGGGGTTACTATAACCCTATCTCCATGCTTAAATGCAATCCCTTTTATATTAAGCAAATCCCTAGGAGTATATGAAATACCATTTCCTATAGTCCTCATTAACTCAAGTAGAGTGTATTCCCCTTCTCCAATACAGACGATATCTACACTGTCGTATGTGCTAAGCAGATTGTAACACACCTCTGATGGACCAGGCCCCCCAAGTATTATAATCTTTTCTGGAGTAATAGATTTTGCATATTTGGTAGCTAGCATGACCCATGGCAGTGAGTCCGTCATACATCCAATACCAACTATCTTCGAGTCAATGTTAGCTATAGTCTCACCAAGATGTTTATACCCCCATTTGTGTTTATAAAAAATACCCTAGTTCCCACCACCTGTGAAGTTGTATAATCTGTCCAGATTCACGGCCAGAATCGCCCCTAAAATCCTGACAGCTAACCCCCTCAAACTAACACTCCTGCTCGGCCTCAGAAGAAACTCAGAAAACTTCGAAAACAAAGTCTCAATCCTCCTGCGAAAGTCAGACAAGTACTTGTAAAACTTCTTCTCCTCCAGATTACTAACCTGATTCTCCCGCTTCACCGGCGTGTAAACAACGCCAAACTTCAGGAATTCCTCCTGAAGTTCTCTACTAACGTAACCCTTATCCAAAAACAGAAAACAGCCAGAAAACTCCTCAACAATCACCCAGAACTTTTCCCTGACAACACTCACATCATGCTTATTCGCCGGATCAACGGACAGCAAAGCCAGCAAATTTCCATCAGAGTAACAGGTCAGCTTGTACCCATAGTAAAACTTTTTTTAGAGGGAACAAACCCAACTGCGGGCTTTTCAGAGATGACTTCTGAAGAACCCTCCTTATCCTTCCTGTTTTTTCTGGCCAACTCCTTGGTCTGAATGGGCTTTGAGTCCAGTATTCTAACGTATTCTCTGGCGTGTTTTTTGAATAATTCTTCCTGCGCTAGGAGCAGGAGTTTTTCGTGCCTGTTCAAGCGTTCTGTTAGTTTGTTGTACCTGATTTTGGGGAACAGCTTCATTTCTTCGATTAGGACTCTGTAAGCGTGCTTGTAAACTCCGTTAAAGTGCAAGTGTGCTAGTATTGCGAAGGTTATTAGGTCGTAGAGGCTGATTATTTCCCTGTGAGTGTTTTTCGGGTAGTGTTTGCTGATTATCGGATAGATTTCGGATTTTATGATCAGGATTTCCTGCTGAAAGTTCATAACAACCACCAATCAACCAAAAGACTTAAGTGCTTATAACTCTAACGATCTAATGGGAACTAGGGTAAAAAATATATTGGTAATCAATAACATCAACATCAAAATTATATTTCTCAAGAGTACCAGCCAGATATAAAATTCCAAGCGGAGTTTGAGGTTTAGACGATGATGAAACTACATTTATTAAAGTAATATCGGGCATTTGCTAAACCTCCTGCTTATTATTCTTTAAAAAGTTGAGATATTTCAAAGCTTGTTTATCAGCAGGATTGAGTTTCAAAGCATAATGGAGGTATTTGTGAGCTGTATCTAATTTATTATCCTTTAGGTATATTATTCCTAAGAGAACATAAGATTTTGAGTAGTTTGGACTTAGAGCTATTGACTTTTTCAAATATGTTATAGCGCTATTGTAGTCCTCAAGGGAATAATAGGATAATGCAATTAAGTATAATAATTTAGCCCGAATAAAATCTGAAGTAGGAGGTAACGAGGACAAAGCCTTGAGATAAGACGCAATAGCCTTTTCATATTGTCCTATGTAAGATTCTAAATTACCTAGTTCAAAATAAAGTTTCCATACACTATCCTTATATTTAGCTAAATACATAGAAGATTGAAAAACTTCTTGGAGTTGCTTCTTAAAAGCTATAGCTTCACTTATTTTGTTGTGCAATATTAGGATTCTGAGATATTTAGCAAAGAGAAATGGTGGAATATCATGTTTTATATATTCCTTAAAAACTCTGTTTAGAAGTAGATTACATTTCTCAAAATCTTTTTGTAGAATATAGACATTAAGTAATTTATTAATTACTTTTAAATTTTTTGGATCTTTTTCAAACAACATTTTAAGGTATCTTTCTCCTTTCTCTACATCACCCAGACATAATAATAAATATCCTTTGCAATATATATCCCCATCAACGTCTTTTTTTGGTATATCATCTCCCAACTTATCTAGGTACCCTTTAATCACTTTTTGCCCCCTCCAAGTGAAGTTAAAAAATAAAATAATAAAATTCAGTCAGAATCTGTACTTATAAATGCCCAAACTTGGAGACAACACGTCAATAATGTGGCGTCGTTTAAAGTTTCTGTAATGGCAGATTTGACATCAAACTCTTCCAACTCTTATCACCTCCGAAAATTTTACATACTCAATAAGTTGTTTTTATATTTAAAATTTTCTTACCCTAGTTCCCATTAGATCGTTAGAGTTATAAGCACTTAAGTCTTTTGGTTGATTGGTGGTTGTTATGAACTTTCAGCAGGAAATCCTGATCATAAAATCCGAAATCTATCCGATAATCAGCAAACACTACCCGAAAAACACTCACAGGGAAATAATCAGCCTCTACGACCTAATAACCTTCGCAATACTAGCACACTTGCACTTTAACGGAGTTTACAAGCACGCTTACAGAGTCCTAATCGAAGAAATGAAGCTGTTCCCCAAAATCAGGTACAACAAACTAACAGAACGCTTGAACAGGCACGAAAAACTCCTGCTCCTAGCGCAGGAAGAATTATTCAAAAAACACGCCAGAGAATACGTTAGAATACTGGACTCAAAGCCCATTCAGACCAAGGAGTTGGCCAGAAAAAACAGGAAGGATAAGGAGGGTTCTTCAGAAGTCATCTCTGAAAAGCCCGCAGTTGGGTTTGTTCCCTCTAAAAAAAGTTTTACTATGGGTACAAGCTGACCTGTTACTCTGATGGAAATTTGCTGGCTTTGCTGTCCGTTGATCCGGCGAATAAGCATGATGTGAGTGTTGTCAGGGAAAAGTTCTGGGTGATTGTTGAGGAGTTTTCTGGCTGTTTTCTGTTTTTGGATAAGGGTTACGTTAGTAGAGAACTTCAGGAGGAATTCCTGAAGTTTGGCGTTGTTTACACGCCGGTGAAGCGGGAGAATCAGGTTAGTAATCTGGAGGAGAAGAAGTTTTACAAGTACTTGTCTGACTTTCGCAGGAGGATTGAGACTTTGTTTTCGAAGTTTTCTGAGTTTCTTCTGAGGCCGAGCAGGAGTGTTAGTTTGAGGGGGTTAGCTGTCAGGATTTTAGGGGCGATTCTGGCCGTGAATCTGGACAGATTATACAACTTCACAGGTGGTGGGAACTAGGGTATTTTCTTAAACTTTTAGTTCACATCTAATGGTTTTTTTTCTCTCAAAATAAAGTAATTCTCTAAAGACTTCTTTTTTCAAAATCAAGAAAGTATGAAAACTTTTAGAGTGTTAGTAGTAATTCCTAAGAACTCAACACATAAACAAAAAAATATTCAGAGCAATATATAATAAAAAGAAAAACAAAAATTTCACTCTAAACTTATTCCCGCTTTTTCCAAAGCTTGCTTAACAGCCTCGTCGTCGGCGCCTCTCTCAATGTTAACCTTCTCTGGAAGAGGCTCAAGGTGCTTGATGTTCATCCTTCTTCTCTTCACTTTGTTCAATCCAGCGCCGGTAACGAGGACGAAGTTCTTGTCGATTATGTCAACAACAACTACCTTTTGTCCAGCCCTTCTTCCGGCAATAACAACGGCTAGCCTTCCAACATCAATTGCTGGCATTCATCCCACCTCCATCTTTTTTATTTCCCCGTGTCGCCATCGGGGTACAGGTGGTCGATGGCGGCCTTCACAATGGCGAAGACCCCATCGGGACCCCAATTGGCAGTGTTAATAACCAAATCATAAACTGAGAGATCGTTAATGTCAATCCCGTATAGGTTTAAATATCTTTTCCTATTTTGCATTTCCCTCTCGGCAATCTGCATGAATGCCTCCTCAACACTTATGCCCTCTCTCTTTGCTACACGCTGAGCCCTTACTTGAATCGGTGCATCAAGCCATATCTTTAAATCGGCATTTTTTACCATCCATCCAGCCAAACGACCCTCAATAACTACGTTGCATTCTTTTGCCGCTTCTACTTGTCTCCTATCAACTTCCCTGTCTATTTCTGGGTGCATTTCAGCATATTTCTGGAATTCTTGGAGAGACATTCCCATCTCTTTTGCCATTTGTCGAAATATTAAACCGGCATAAACGTGCTTAAAGCCGTAGTGTTTAGCTAGATTCCTGCAGAGAGTTGTAGTACCACTTCCTGCCAATCCGCTCACTGTGATCACTAGACATCCCTTAGGCATGGTGCATCCCTTTCGTCCAAGGTTAGAGGGCAGCCCTTACCTGAGCCTTCATAACTCTGCGCATGCAGCTTGGGCAGAGGTGTGGCATAGGCCTCTCGGGTCTTTTTTTAGTCTTGGGGAGCTTTCTTAACTCACTTGATCTTCCCCTTGGGATTCCGTTTAGTGGTCTTCCGCACATTGCACAGTGTGCTATTTTTGGCTTCTTCTTTTCAAAGTGTATTACAGTCCTTCCACCCGGAGTTCTAACGTACTTTCTTCTCCATGATCTTGACCTGTACATTGGTTTCATATTTCTCACCCCGCTTAGCTTTTTTGTGCAGCATTTTTAAATTTAACTAATATGAGTCCAAGAGCTTTCTTAAAACCTGCCCGACAATCATTGATGTTAGGATGTACCATCCGATATAGCCCAACTCGTTGGCTTGGAGGGAAGAGTGGTAAAATCTGTGGAACCAGTCAAAGAGGAAAAAGTTGAAAGGTGACTTCACGATTGCTGTTTCAACATACCACCTTCTCATCCACCCAAAGAATATGAAGAATATCGGCATTGTAAAGAGCATTGGTTTAAACATTGAGTCTTTCATAACTTCATTTTGAAGCTTTAAAAGTTCCAGCTGCTTTTGTTGAAGCTTTCTTAATTTCTTCTCATCTTTTGCTTTTTGAGCCTCTTTCCACTCCTTCTGAAATTCCCTGCTCATTTTTTGTAGTTTTTTCATTTTTTCTTGGTCTATCAGTATGTGATTGACTAATGTGAAAAAGGCACCAAGTATAATTCCCGAAATTGTTACTACCCACATTGGGTGAGCATTGGTAACTAAAGGACCAAATACTTTGTCAAGTGCCAGGTATATTCCCTCAAGCATCTTCCTCCACCGCCAGATCAAGTATTTTTACCAATTCATTAACGGCCTCTTCCAAACCTTTATCCTCATGATTTTCAATTATCTTTATAAGTGCATTGGAATGCATTGCATAGCTTATTGCGGCAGCCCTATTTAAATCCTGATGTCTCTGAATTTGTTCCTCAGTTTCAACATCCCTGTCTCTTTTCAGATCTCTTAATCTTCTTCCGAGTATTTCACTAGGCGTCGCCTCTATTATAACAACAAATCTCGGGTTTATGACCTCAATTACCTCCTTAGGAAAGCCGAGCATATACCCCAAAGGCGTTTTTATTGTAGCATGAGTATCGAGCAGTACGGGTTCTTCTCTAGATATCTCAAGGATTCGTTGGGCAGCTTTAAGCTGCAATTCCCTCTGCACCTTCAAGCTCAGTCTCCTCATTTCGTCTCTGTGAGTAACTAGCTTCGCCTTGACTGCTTCCTCGAACATTATATCCCCAAAGTTAACTACCCTAAATTTCGCTCGAGTCCTTTTCAAGGCCAGTTTTGTGATTGTGCTCTTTCCTACCCCCGGGATTCCCGTAATGACCACCACAAATGGCATATTCTATCACCCTGATCAAAACTCGCACTCCAAAGAGTGAAAGAAAAATTGGTTTATAAGGTTTTTTAGAAAATGGGGCGTGTTTATAGTAACCTTTATTAGGGTTTTTGCCGAATTCTTTCAGGTGGTTGCCGTGATCCCCAGATGGGATCACAGACTCAAAGACCCTGAAAGCGTGGCATTCACAATTCTTGACGTTTTAGCAGACTTCGAATCAGAAGGAAAGCTGAAGAACCTGCCAAAATCCAAAAAATTTCCAGTAAAAACAATACTGGCAATACTCCTCTTTAAACAATACTACAACCTACCCCTCAGAGACGCCCAGCACTACGGCAGAAAATTCTTCGGAGCAAACATTCACTACTCAACCCTCCACAACTGGGAGAAAAAGCTGAACCTCGAAGAACTGACAAACCACCTCCTGAAAAAACTCCAGAAATTACCCTACGCCAGCACTCAAGCAGACTCAACCATTATCACAAATAAAAAAAGGGCAGGATAGAAGTTCAGGCAATAACGAGAATCCTGCCGGGTTTACTGTATCCGGTTGCTGTGAGGATCACAACTTCTGAGAACGAGCTGATTGAACTCCTGCCGGAGGGTTCTGGGAATTTTTATGCTGATGGGGCTTATGATTCAAAGAAAGTTCTGAACACTGTGGTGGAAAAGGGTTATCGGCCGATTGTTAAGAAAACTAAGAACCCTCCAGGTGGTTTTGGTAGTAAGAGGAGAGATAGAGTGTTTTCTGAAGAAGAGTACAGGCATAGGAATCCTCATGAGGGGTTCTGGGGTGCGTTTACAACGTGGTTTGGCAGTAGGATCCCCTGTTTTCTGAAAAAGACTACTGTAACCCGAATCCTGCTTGGGGTAATGTGTTATGGTCTGAAAATCCTCCTCAGAGTCAAATACTGTTTAAATAACAGGGGGTGAAACTAAACACGCCCTTAGAAAATGAATGACAAAAAAAGAAACTAACTGAAAAACCTGCGCAGTGCTGGGAACATCTCAGTGGCTTGTTCCCTTGCTATTTCTTCATAAAATCTGTATAAGATACCTACTGTAAGCAGTATTCCGGTTCCAGTTCCTAGCGCTCCAAGGAAGTCTGCTAATACCGCAACAACAGCCAAAGTGAATGCTCCCCAGAATGTAACGTAAGGTATATATCTCTGCAGGACCCTTTCCAAGATTCTTGGATCCCTTCTAAAGCCGGGTATTTGCAATCCCGCTCTTTGCAGTTGCCTTGCAATGCTCTTTGCATCAAGTCCAGTGAGCTCAACCCATAGGAATCCAA
Protein-coding regions in this window:
- a CDS encoding RNA-guided pseudouridylation complex pseudouridine synthase subunit Cbf5, giving the protein MAKEKRRERKLMLPADIKREVVVRDENAETNSKWGLPPEKRPIEMHMQFGVINLDKPPGPTSHEVVAWIKKLLNLKKAGHGGTLDPKVTGVLPVALERATRVVQALLPAGKEYVALMHLHGEVPEEKIRAVMKEFEGEIIQRPPLRSAVKRRLRTRKVYYIEIIEIDGKDVLFRVGVEAGTYIRSLIHHIGLALGVGAHMAELRRTRSGPFKEDETLVTLHDLIDAYYFWKEDGIEEYFRKAIQPMEKAVEHLPKVWIRDSAVAAVTHGADLAVPGIVKLHKGIKHGDLVAIMTLKDELVALGKAKMNTQEMLTKTKGIAVDVEKVFMPRDWYPKMW
- a CDS encoding IS6-like element ISPfu1 family transposase; translated protein: MKSETIIYWVVSALKPFRRNKIPPEKKIRGVELYLRGLSYRQTARILKISHVTVWEAVQKLAEAVYKPKILAVKKQRNFIAVDETVIKINGKKRYLWAAIDVESKEVLAVWITTVRNWWVARDFILVVLKSCEGQPVFLVDKASWYKSAFKSLRLGYLHVTFGPRNSVERWFRTLKERTKRFWNNFRSEDWRRVHRFVFLFAFWYNFVRIHSSFGDPPGDVTEWLQEVMPQLS
- a CDS encoding ABC transporter permease, translating into MLGQTLILIERELLSYKRSVGFMIASFLSPLMYLFVFGYTLNKGMPSINGVSYLNYILPGIIMLVVIYSSLNSATRVFIERKSHALLDLLSLPMNKSLVPFVKILIHSLLSAFNALMFLLLAKLTICSELYLSIDNIPVLFLAIFSSSFAVGIFMMGIAASLREEQSFNSLTSLFLLPMIFISTAYYPVSLMPAVLKTLARINPISFGADLIRNILFGIEIPISEMISFVVFSIVGISLLHRSFGKYFK
- a CDS encoding ABC transporter ATP-binding protein, with translation MNAAVEVSNLVVGYKKTEILKGISFNIDEGTIVGYLGPNGAGKTTTILTLLGILKPWSGYVKIFGMNVLKKSTEAKQLIAVAHQEATGDPFLTVEENIYLYQRLRGIPKKRAKIKTEEYIKSFNLEEHRRKLFLELSPGLAKKVQVARCLASVTESTRLIILDEPTAGSDPSFKLKLWNIIKTLKEDGKTIILTTHNMEDVENLCDKIIFIKNGKIIFDGALSDLKSNFRIDRLYRIKCGFPKQFLQKVKVLGFNVTRVENNEIYFETPTQYKISELASLFEECIVEEIGYAGKDLNEIFVELVEGEK
- a CDS encoding radical SAM/SPASM domain-containing protein, whose amino-acid sequence is MKTNKYLVQIPVEEGNYIILDTLHGKIYKLKRNEYYYLLNPENSSCSDTIHDLLKNKLLYRSEDEFNKDVERAYLDFIRKEKSLPLHYMVIPTYYCNLTCTYCYEKGIKKDPEFISEKALSKLFHAINLIEAAKKSNVKSILTIFGGEPLLPIKREFDIIAQIVKESREQNLALNVVSNGVGIPHYLSLLKEFNSIQITFDGDKSTHDKYRIFPNGKGTFDIIINNLCSLLDEISTKTHIALRIHVHRGKENSVYNLYCYLKEIGILKRKNVHLYVMSVYNYLDQSLLTEGIKNELESLLYLVRNFPSMIKEVIITGHSFAMSLNYLINKNNVYFPKFRHCEANINQYVFDLYGDIYPCDVVVGIKEFSVGKFIPNLQFYDSFKKWRETCILTLPCKECSYALLCGGGCTALRLLRDEKLRNRTCSYITKEILELYKDLTLEFLKIRIGDNL
- a CDS encoding B12-binding domain-containing radical SAM protein, which encodes MFYKHKWGYKHLGETIANIDSKIVGIGCMTDSLPWVMLATKYAKSITPEKIIILGGPGPSEVCYNLLSTYDSVDIVCIGEGEYTLLELMRTIGNGISYTPRDLLNIKGIAFKHGDRVIVTPKRERIQDLDALPFPAYHLINLKKYYQVTVDTSRGCPFRCTFCDVAPLWGRKVIYKGVSRVIEELKLLNENYGVKNIHFTDDTFTLNKQRVLSITEQIQKSDLDIQYACFGRVNLVDNNVLTSLMDSGCKGIFYGIESGSNRILRLINKGFTIGKAIEVVINSLDYIKNVTASFIWGYPFEDFEDFLKTFYAITYLDYFGVQTRFSRLAPLPMSELRKKYENDIIKPLYFNIYSHTILSTQDLPQEIVEEILKHPPIYVSFYWFNTPNLQEKLNFIDNYYKLMG
- a CDS encoding IS982 family transposase (programmed frameshift); amino-acid sequence: MVVMNFQQEILIIKSEIYPIISKHYPKNTHREIISLYDLITFAILAHLHFNGVYKHAYRVLIEEMKLFPKIRYNKLTERLNRHEKLLLLAQEELFKKHAREYVRILDSKPIQTKELARKNRKDKEGSSEVISEKPAVGFVPSKKKFYYGYKLTCYSDGNLLALLSVDPANKHDVSVVREKFWVIVEEFSGCFLFLDKGYVSRELQEEFLKFGVVYTPVKRENQVSNLEEKKFYKYLSDFRRRIETLFSKFSEFLLRPSRSVSLRGLAVRILGAILAVNLDRLYNFTGGGN
- a CDS encoding cobalamin B12-binding domain-containing protein codes for the protein MPDITLINVVSSSSKPQTPLGILYLAGTLEKYNFDVDVIDYQYIFYPSSH
- a CDS encoding tetratricopeptide repeat protein, whose translation is MIKGYLDKLGDDIPKKDVDGDIYCKGYLLLCLGDVEKGERYLKMLFEKDPKNLKVINKLLNVYILQKDFEKCNLLLNRVFKEYIKHDIPPFLFAKYLRILILHNKISEAIAFKKQLQEVFQSSMYLAKYKDSVWKLYFELGNLESYIGQYEKAIASYLKALSSLPPTSDFIRAKLLYLIALSYYSLEDYNSAITYLKKSIALSPNYSKSYVLLGIIYLKDNKLDTAHKYLHYALKLNPADKQALKYLNFLKNNKQEV
- a CDS encoding 50S ribosomal protein L14e; translation: MPAIDVGRLAVVIAGRRAGQKVVVVDIIDKNFVLVTGAGLNKVKRRRMNIKHLEPLPEKVNIERGADDEAVKQALEKAGISLE